Proteins from one bacterium genomic window:
- a CDS encoding Eco57I restriction-modification methylase domain-containing protein produces the protein MKQAKNLGQYFTPAYVADFMIGLSEAPRSAKILEPACGRGVFLKLLKEKGYKDIIGYEIDKTLEPETDAKIIFKSFVSEQIKEKYDLIIGNPPYIRWKNLDQELKDELDKNELWQKYFNSLCDYLCIFILKSVELLKDGGELIFITPEYWINTKHAEILRNYLVEKGYFTDIIHFNETPIFDKVASSILIFKFIKSKTSPTQDNKIKVVKYLSTQRLTDDILKKIKNGLSDKKIERFTRDQFLPKERWMLASNKVGKKLEAFENKCAAVVSTSLFGNERKYFTLGDVADIGNGMVSGLDRAFQIPQETKLTKKERGATISVLKAKNISQYLHGDITTYIFLNGDVKTERDLEEKYPAFYGLLNSYKDQLEKRYNYNRQINFWEWVFLRSFKMFRQEKERIFVPCKERISHKNYFRFSYVSSGVFPTQDVTAIFLKPETKESIYYILALLNSEYIFEWLKHKGVVKGNIVEFSEKPLASIPIKRIDWEDKHEVKLHDEITTWCKSYISNPNKEGLVALNERVAALF, from the coding sequence ATGAAACAAGCTAAAAATCTAGGACAATATTTTACCCCCGCTTATGTTGCTGATTTTATGATCGGGCTTTCAGAAGCACCGAGATCAGCGAAGATTTTAGAACCGGCCTGTGGCAGGGGGGTTTTCTTAAAACTTTTGAAAGAAAAAGGGTATAAAGATATTATCGGTTATGAAATAGACAAAACTCTTGAACCCGAAACTGACGCTAAAATAATCTTCAAAAGTTTTGTTAGTGAACAAATCAAAGAAAAGTATGACTTAATAATCGGTAATCCACCTTATATTAGATGGAAGAATCTTGACCAAGAATTAAAGGATGAGCTAGACAAAAACGAACTTTGGCAAAAGTATTTTAATAGTCTTTGTGATTATCTTTGTATCTTTATTCTCAAATCAGTTGAGCTTCTTAAAGATGGTGGCGAACTAATATTTATTACACCTGAATATTGGATCAACACTAAGCACGCAGAAATTTTACGAAATTATCTTGTAGAAAAGGGGTACTTCACCGACATTATCCATTTTAATGAAACACCCATATTTGATAAAGTTGCTTCCTCAATTTTAATTTTCAAATTCATAAAATCTAAAACTTCACCGACACAAGACAATAAAATTAAAGTTGTAAAGTATCTTTCAACACAACGGCTGACCGATGATATCTTGAAAAAAATCAAAAATGGTTTATCGGATAAAAAAATAGAGAGATTTACCCGCGATCAATTTTTACCGAAAGAACGATGGATGCTTGCGTCTAATAAAGTTGGAAAAAAATTAGAAGCATTTGAAAATAAATGCGCGGCTGTAGTTTCTACATCTCTATTTGGGAACGAGAGAAAATATTTTACTCTTGGAGATGTAGCCGACATCGGTAATGGAATGGTTAGCGGGCTAGACCGTGCATTTCAAATACCTCAAGAAACAAAACTCACAAAAAAAGAGAGGGGGGCAACAATCTCTGTATTAAAAGCAAAAAATATAAGTCAGTATCTACACGGTGATATTACTACTTACATTTTTCTCAATGGTGATGTAAAAACCGAGAGAGACCTTGAAGAAAAATATCCGGCATTTTATGGACTATTAAATTCATATAAGGATCAACTTGAAAAAAGATATAACTATAACCGACAAATAAATTTTTGGGAGTGGGTTTTCTTGCGTAGTTTCAAGATGTTTCGGCAAGAAAAAGAAAGGATTTTTGTTCCTTGCAAAGAGCGTATATCTCACAAAAACTATTTTCGGTTTTCTTATGTTTCAAGTGGTGTTTTCCCAACGCAGGATGTAACGGCTATCTTTTTGAAGCCGGAGACTAAAGAAAGTATTTACTACATTCTTGCATTACTAAATAGCGAATATATATTTGAATGGCTAAAACACAAAGGAGTAGTAAAGGGTAATATTGTTGAGTTCTCCGAAAAACCACTTGCTAGTATCCCAATCAAGAGAATTGATTGGGAAGATAAACACGAAGTAAAGCTCCACGATGAAATAACAACTTGGTGCAAAAGTTATATCTCAAATCCGAACAAAGAAGGGTTAGTTGCTCTCAACGAGAGGGTCGCCGCTTTATTTTAG
- a CDS encoding HincII family type II restriction endonuclease translates to MNIDIKFLESKLVGTTVPQPVSGTLSGHAAGEPFDKHAYQIIKDHYASETFRQYEFLNKLYFDNPRAVLVEDRWRLITTPSLAFLLNRGKDATEAWSPTNLFVEKQNDTADILVIHDGFSNLIDVKTFNIARNGQPPNIISAYKVAKMCALMLETGNFISHDISYVGITWEIDGKNLKCTNATVKELFKTDPARLYINWAAAMQIQFHVETLDQTYRGSIEQWCTDYLRTFVVQAKGRADTMVRKFIKPFEKFLK, encoded by the coding sequence ATGAATATAGATATCAAATTCTTAGAAAGTAAGCTTGTCGGAACAACTGTACCTCAACCTGTTTCGGGTACTCTTTCCGGCCATGCGGCTGGCGAACCATTTGATAAGCACGCTTATCAAATCATTAAGGATCACTATGCAAGCGAAACTTTTCGGCAATATGAATTTTTGAACAAATTATATTTTGATAATCCCCGTGCTGTTTTAGTTGAGGATAGATGGAGGCTGATTACCACTCCGTCTCTTGCCTTCCTTTTAAATAGAGGCAAAGACGCTACCGAAGCGTGGAGCCCAACTAATCTATTTGTGGAGAAGCAAAATGATACGGCTGATATTTTAGTTATTCACGACGGGTTCTCTAACTTGATTGATGTAAAAACTTTCAATATTGCTAGAAATGGTCAGCCGCCCAATATAATTTCTGCCTACAAAGTGGCGAAAATGTGTGCGCTAATGCTTGAAACAGGAAATTTTATATCGCACGACATTTCATATGTTGGGATAACATGGGAGATTGACGGCAAAAATTTGAAATGCACAAATGCTACTGTTAAAGAATTATTCAAAACCGATCCTGCGAGACTGTATATAAACTGGGCGGCAGCTATGCAGATACAATTTCATGTAGAAACACTAGATCAAACTTATCGTGGTTCTATTGAACAATGGTGCACAGATTACCTGCGAACTTTTGTAGTTCAGGCAAAAGGGCGAGCAGACACAATGGTACGGAAATTCATAAAGCCGTTTGAGAAATTTCTAAAATAA
- a CDS encoding helix-turn-helix transcriptional regulator gives MTESIYSKEYQNVIKRLKEARIESGLKQEEVAERLGKPQSYVSKIERGERRVDIAEIKFFAKLYQKSIDFFVK, from the coding sequence ATGACAGAATCAATTTATTCAAAGGAGTATCAAAATGTAATAAAACGCCTCAAAGAGGCGCGAATTGAATCTGGTTTGAAACAAGAAGAAGTTGCGGAGCGACTTGGAAAACCTCAATCCTATGTCTCAAAAATAGAAAGGGGCGAGCGTCGTGTTGATATCGCAGAAATTAAATTTTTTGCGAAATTGTATCAAAAATCTATTGATTTTTTTGTAAAATAA